DNA sequence from the Streptomyces tsukubensis genome:
CCGCGTTCACGTCCATGCCTCAAGGTTAGGCATGGTCATCGCATTGGTCTCGGCCGAAGGGGTGACCGGGAGGACTCGTCGCCCAGAGTTCACCCGGGGGACCGGGCCGGTTCATTTGGGAAGGTGGGGGTCGACTCCTTGGCCGCGGACCGTGGGAGCGTGGGGGTCCACGGACCCCATCCGGGCCCCGGTCGCCGCGACCGGACCACGGTCACCGAGAGAGGGAACTCCATGCGGGACGCGTACCACGAGGAACTGGACTCCATCAGCGAGAGTCTGGTCGAGATGGCCCGGCTGGTCGGGTCGGCCATAGGGCGCGCCACGACGGCGATGCTCGACGCGGATCTGAAACTGGCCGAAAGTGTGATCGCGGCCGATCAGAAGGTCGACGATCTCCAGCACGATCTGGAGGGGCGGGCGATCGCCCTGCTGGCGCGCCAGCAGCCGGTGGCCACGGATCTGCGGATCGTGGTGACATCGCTGCGGATGAGCGCGGATCTGGAGCGTTCGGGTGATCTGGCCCAGCACGTCGCGAAGCTGGCCCGGCTGCGCTTCCCGGAGTCGCCGGTGCCGCGGGACCTCCAGGCCACGATCCTGGAGATGGGCCAGCTGGCGCAGCGGCTGATGGCGAAGGCCGGAGAGGTGATCATCACCAAGGACGTCGATCTGGCGCTCCAGCTGGAGACCGACGACGACGAGATGGACCTGCTGCACCGGACGCTGTTCCAGCATCTGATGGACGACCGCTGGAAGCACGGCATCGAGACGGCGGTGGATGTGACGCTGCTCGGCCGCTACTACGAGCGGTTCGCGGACCATGCGGTGTCGGTGGCGAAGCGGGTGGTGTATCTGGTGACGGGCGAGCACGCGGACGATCTCCAGCCGGACACGGTGGACCAGGCGGATGCGGTGGAGGCCTGAGGGGATCGTGTGACCCGGGGTGCCCTTGGGGGACGGGCGCTCCGCAGGGCCCCTTGCCACGCTCCGTACCGATGTCTCCACGCGCTGTTGACGCGCCTGCCTCTGCGGGCATCGAATGGCAGGAGGCGGCATGTGGTGCACGCCGTGCGCGAGCATGCCTCCGTATCCGATGAGGAGGAACCATGGCCGATTCCCCGACCCCGGACACCCAGCAGGAGTCCGCGGCCGAAGCACAGCGCGATGTGATGCGCCTTCCGCTGCTGGGCAGCTGCGGCTGCGGCTCGGGCTGCGGCTGCGGCTGCAAGTCGGGGTCGCCGTGCCAGTGCAGCGGCGGCTGCGGCTGACACGCGTTCGTACGGACGCCGCAAGGGCCGGGGCCCGCCGGCCGGGACGGCCGGCGGGCCCTGCCGTGTCCTGGTGCGCGTCCGCCCCGGTTCAGGCGGCGCTCTTCGCCTCCGCGCCCTTCACCACTCCCTGTGCTTCCCGTCCGTCCGGCGCTCCCGGCTTGGTCTCCTCCCCCAGCCTGCGCAGCAGCAGCCAGAAGCCGGCCGCGGCGGCGGTGCCGAGGACGGCGCAGAGGGCCCAGAGCCAGTCGGCGCCGAAGCGGTCGATCATCTGTCCGGCCATCAGCGGGGCGACGAGGGTGGCGACGGACCAGGTCAGGGAGTGCACGCCCTGATAGCGGCCACGGCCGTGGAGCGGGGAGAGCCGGACGACCAGACCGGCCTGGGTGGGGGCGCTGAGGATCTCGCCGAGGGTCCAGACGGCGACCGTGAGGGCGTAGAAGGCGATGGAGCCGGCGAAGGCGGTGAGCCCGTATCCGTACCCCGCGAGCAGGGAGGCGACGACCAGCAGCAGGCGCGGGTCGCGGTGGGTGATGACATGGGTGAGCGGGATCTGGAGGATCACGATCAGCAGCCCGTTGAGGGCCATGACCATGCCGAAGCTGGACGGGGAGAGCCCGGAGTCGCCCATGGCGAGCGGCAGGCCGATATAGCCCTGGGTGAAGATCAGCGCGAGGAGGAAGGAGAGGGTGACCAGGCTCATGAAGCGCCCGTCGCGCAGCACGGTCCCCATGCCGACCTGCGGTTCGGGGCCGCTGTCCGGCCCGGTGCCCGCGGGGTGCTCCGGCCGGGACTCGGGGAGCTTGACGAAGATGATGACCGCGCAGGCCAGGGTCATCACGGCCTCGCCGAGGAAACCGATGAGGAAGCTGTACTCGGCGACGAACCCGGCGGCGGTCGCGGAGACCGCGAAGCCGAGGTTGATGGCCCAGTAGTTGAGGGAGTACGCGCGGACCCGGTCCTCCGGGGGCACGATATCGGCCATCATCGCCTGAACGGCGGGGCGCGAGCCGGTGGTCGCGGCGCCGACGACCGCGGCGACGGCGGCGATGGCGGCCGGGTGCTGGACGAAGCCGAGGACGCCGACGGCGACGGCGGACAGGGCCTGGGTGATCAGCAGGGTGGGCCGCCGCCCGATCCGGTCGGCCAGGATCCCACCGCCGATGGACCCGGCGACGCCGCCGAGCCCGTAGAGGGAGACGACCAGTCCGGCGTACGAGGCGGAGTGCCCCTCCTCGGCGGTGAGGTAGAGCACGAGGAAGGTGGAGACGAAGGCGCCGAGCCGGTTGACCAGGGTGCTGGTCCACAGCCACCAGAACTGGCGGGGCATCCCCGCCGTGCTTGCCCGTGCGGCTCTGTACAACCGGCCCGAACCCATGCCGACTCCCCCACCTCATGTAAGTGTCCCAAACCTTTAGCGCACATTACATCCGGTGGGGTTCGCTGACCACTCGTTTGACGGCAGCCGTCAAACGTCCCGAGCGCGGCAGGCGGGGCGGGGTCCATTAGGCTCGTACGCATGGCCGACGCACCGTACAAGCTGATCCTCCTCCGCCACGGCGAGAGCGAGTGGAACGCAAAGAACCTGTTCACCGGCTGGGTGGACGTCAATCTCACCGAGAAGGGCGAGAAGGAGGCGGTCCGCGGCGGCGAGCTGCTGAAGGACGCCGGGCTGCTGCCCGACGTGCTGCACACCTCCCTCCAGAAGCGCGCCATCCGCACCGCGCAGCTCTCCCTGGAGGCCGCGGACCGCCACTGGATCCCGGTCCACCGCTCCTGGCGCCTCAACGAGCGCCACTACGGCGCCCTCCAGGGCAAGGACAAGGCCCAGACGCTCGCCGAGTTCGGCGAGGAGCAGTTCATGCTCTGGCGCCGCTCCTACGACACCCCGCCGCCCCCGCTGGCGGACGGCTCCGAGTTCTCCCAGGCCGGCGACGCCCGCTACGCCGACATCCCGCCGGAGCTGCGCCCGCGCACGGAGTGCCTGAAGGACGTCGTGGCCCGCATGCTGCCGTACTGGTACGACGGCATCGTCCCCGACCTCCTGGCCGGCCGCACCGTCCTGGTCGCTGCCCACGGCAACTCGCTGCGCGCCCTGGTCAAGCACCTGGACGGCATCTCGGACGAGGACATCGCGTCCCTCAACATCCCCACCGGCATCCCGCTCGCCTACGAGCTGGACGCCGATTTCAAGCCGATCGTCCCGGGCGGCACGTACCTCGACCCTGACGCGGCGGCGGCGGCCATCGAGGCCGTGAAGAACCAGGGCAAGAAGAAGTAACTCCCTGCCCGAAAGCCCCCGACCTGCATTTTCCTCGCAGGGCGGGGGCTTTTTGCTGGAGCTGGGCCGTCTCCGGGCCGTCAGCGGCATTCCGGCCGCTTCCAGAGTTGCGCTGGTATCCCGGGTAACTGCCTTTGCTAGCGGTATGCTTGGCCCGCCTCACCTGAACCTCCCCTGAACTCCGTGCGAATGCATGCGAGTTCCAAGGCTCCGGCCCGATATGCGGGTCGGCTGGAGGATAGGGGAGGTGGTAGAGAGGTGAGTCTTGAGAAGGGCAAGCCTCGTAGCTGGACCGATGCCGAGAAGTGGCAGGTCTGGCTTACGGGGATCGGCCTGTTGACAACCATCGCTGCCAGCGTGATGCAGTTCGCTCGATGAGCGACTCACGCGCGAGAACGGTCGGGATCGGGTGCTGCACATGCAGCGAGCCCGGTCTGCTGCTACGCGACCGGGCTCGCTGACTGCATGAGGGCCTGGGTCTGGTTGCCGCCGGATCCAGGTCCTCGTTCGTTCCAGAGTCTTCGTTAGCTCTAGAGGTAACTAGAGCTATCTAGAGCTAACTAGAACTAACTAGAGCTATCTAGCAGCCGGAGTCTCTCACGACGTAGCTAATACCCTCAAGTTTTGCGGGGTAGACTCCGCCCTCATTTCGAGCTTACGGTTCGCGACGATTTGCGTCGTTCATTGATCGGCTTGTCCTGTGGGAGAAGTCCGTCCGTCATCTCACCTGTACGCCCTCTGCCAGCAAACACCGAGGCCACAGCCTTGCGCGTGCGCTCTCTGCTGGAGGGCATGAGATGCGCGTACACCCTGAGCGTCAGGCCGGGGTCGGAGTGGCCCAGGTACTCGGCGAGCGCCTTGACGTTCTCCCCCGCGTCCAGGAGGACGGAGGCATAGAAGTGGCGGAGGGCGTGCATACCGTTCTCGCGCGACTCCGAGTAGGGCTCGCCGGGTTCGGGGACCGGGATCACCCCGGCCGCGGCGAGCGCTGGCTTCCACGCGTCGTCGTTGAGCGACGTCCGCCAGACATGGCCGCCACGCGGTGCCGTGAAGACCAGCCGCTTGGTCATGGGCGGGCCGTCCGCAATCTTCCACGGCAGAGTGATCTCCGCGGGCGGGAGGCCCTGGATTCTCAAGCTTGGTGCCTTCGACGCTGTGGCCCGGGCACGACGAAGCCCCGGGCGCCCGTGTTGGGGCACTGGCGACCGGGGCTGGGGGAGGGGAGCCGACCAGGCGTCGTTGACGGTCCGTGGGTGGCTTCCCCTTTGGTTGGGCGGGGCTATGCGGTGTGGGGGTAGGTCAGGTCTTCGTCGAGGGTGGGGCCGTGGGGGACCGTTGGGGCGCAGTGGGGGCAGGCGTAGAGGGTGGTGCCGGGGCCGCTGGGGCTGGGGAGCCAGCGGATGTGGACCGGGGCCGTTGTTTCCGTGGCGCATTGGATGCACCTGGCGGTGAAGGCCTTGGGTGGGGGTGAGGTCAGGGCGTCGGTGGTCATGAGGCGGCGCCCGGGTGGAGGCGGAGTTGGAGGGTGGTGTCCAGTGGGGCGTACGGGCGGACCAGGGGGATGTCCTCGCCGTTGAAGGGGCGTTGGCGTTCGAGGACGTGTGCGGGGGTGGGGGTGGTCCACGGGGTCATCCAGAGCGTCAGCGGCATGCGGGTCGGCGCCGGGGTTTGGCGGTGGCGGCCGTGGGCGGGGAAGAGTGTTTTCAGGGCGCGGTGGATCAGTTGGACAATATGCTTGGGCATACGTTGGTCAGCTCCTTGGAAGCTGGGTGGCGAGCCTCGGCGGGCCGGTCCTACGCGGACCGCCGGGGCGTTTGTTCGGTGGCGAGGTGGTCGGCCAGTTCGAGGGCGAGGCCGGTGACGAGCGCCTGTGCAAGGAATTGGGCAGCCTCGGGGCGCACTTGGCCGAGGCAGACGAGGCCGTCGCCGTATACGTTCACGTCGGCCTTGAGTCCGGGGAAGTCGCTGTCGAGGCCCAAGGCGCGGAGCCGGTCTGCGAAGGCGGCTGTGCCTCGGTGGGCACGGGACCAGCCGCGTACGTAGGAGATGCCGGGCGCGAGTTCTTCCGCTCGCCTTGCGATCACACCTCTGCGGTCGGTCATGTCGGCGTCTCCTCTCCCCGGTCGGTGTGGGTGTTCGATGCGGCTTGGCGTGCGCAGGTGGCGTCGCCGGGCCATTCGCAGGACAGTGCGCGGTCGAGGAGTGCGGCCAGTCGCTCGGCCGTCTCCGGCGAGACGCGGCCTAGTTCGACGAGGCCGTGCCCGAACGCGTTCATCTGGGCCTGGAGGTAGGGGAAGTCCTTCTCCAGGCCGGCCGAGACGAGGACGTCCCGCAGGGCGGCGGTGGCGTCCCGGGCCGCGTACCAGGGTTCGCTTTCGGCGGGTGACCAGTGGGCGAAGTCATGCCCCATCGGTCGTCTCCTCCGGCCATTCCTCCGACTCAAGGTCGAGGAACTCCGAGCCGTAGCGGTCGAACCGGTTGAGCAGCCGCGTGGTCGCGACGATCACGACCGCCAAGGCGACCGCTCGCAGCGGAGAGCCCTCCACAGGGCGAGCCGGGGCGGCGATCCACTGGTAGCGGTCGCCGGACAGGGGCATGGGGCCAGGGATC
Encoded proteins:
- a CDS encoding MDR family MFS transporter, whose product is MPRQFWWLWTSTLVNRLGAFVSTFLVLYLTAEEGHSASYAGLVVSLYGLGGVAGSIGGGILADRIGRRPTLLITQALSAVAVGVLGFVQHPAAIAAVAAVVGAATTGSRPAVQAMMADIVPPEDRVRAYSLNYWAINLGFAVSATAAGFVAEYSFLIGFLGEAVMTLACAVIIFVKLPESRPEHPAGTGPDSGPEPQVGMGTVLRDGRFMSLVTLSFLLALIFTQGYIGLPLAMGDSGLSPSSFGMVMALNGLLIVILQIPLTHVITHRDPRLLLVVASLLAGYGYGLTAFAGSIAFYALTVAVWTLGEILSAPTQAGLVVRLSPLHGRGRYQGVHSLTWSVATLVAPLMAGQMIDRFGADWLWALCAVLGTAAAAGFWLLLRRLGEETKPGAPDGREAQGVVKGAEAKSAA
- the phoU gene encoding phosphate signaling complex protein PhoU; translated protein: MRDAYHEELDSISESLVEMARLVGSAIGRATTAMLDADLKLAESVIAADQKVDDLQHDLEGRAIALLARQQPVATDLRIVVTSLRMSADLERSGDLAQHVAKLARLRFPESPVPRDLQATILEMGQLAQRLMAKAGEVIITKDVDLALQLETDDDEMDLLHRTLFQHLMDDRWKHGIETAVDVTLLGRYYERFADHAVSVAKRVVYLVTGEHADDLQPDTVDQADAVEA
- a CDS encoding phosphoglyceromutase encodes the protein MADAPYKLILLRHGESEWNAKNLFTGWVDVNLTEKGEKEAVRGGELLKDAGLLPDVLHTSLQKRAIRTAQLSLEAADRHWIPVHRSWRLNERHYGALQGKDKAQTLAEFGEEQFMLWRRSYDTPPPPLADGSEFSQAGDARYADIPPELRPRTECLKDVVARMLPYWYDGIVPDLLAGRTVLVAAHGNSLRALVKHLDGISDEDIASLNIPTGIPLAYELDADFKPIVPGGTYLDPDAAAAAIEAVKNQGKKK